The stretch of DNA TATATCCCTAAATTTTCTACCATCAATGAATCTAAACTGATTGCTGCTGCAATGCGTGCTGCTAGAAGATATAGATTTGATGTTGATTATACGGCTCCCAAAAAACAATGGGGCAAATTGACCTTTATTTTTGATATTTAAGTTGTAGATAAAGATTTGAAAAGAAAATAGTATTCCTTCTTTTCAAATCTTTAAACATAATACTCCGTTGATTAGTTAGTGCGCTTTGCTTATGATCGTGCAGCTCTGTTAGTGGGCTTTACCTTTACCTGCGGTGCTAGGTTAGCTAGTGCGCTAGCGCTTATGAGCTCCCTGAGGTCGGTTCGTTATCACTCATGAGCTCGCAGGACTCGGTTCGCTGCGTTCATGTATCAATTTGATAACCAATATTTATAGTATAAAACAACAAATTCCCTAGACTGTCATATCTAGTAAACAGTGCTCCTAACTGACATGTTATACTATCTCTTGCTATCCCCGTCACATAATAACAAAAATCCGTTACCTCTAAACCTGTTAAAATCGTATTACCGCAACCTAGTTTCATTCGTTTATTAAAGGTTACTACTTGACAAAAAGTCACCTCTACTAATAAGCACAATACTACTATTAAAATCCCTCTCATAAATTCAAGATAAAGTCTCCTCCCTATAAGTTCTTATAAGGAGGAGATTGTTAAAGTATTATTTTTGAATAATCAGTTTACATACCTTAGAGTTCCCTTTTTCTGAGACCAATATGGCAAAATAAATACTCCCTGACTAGTCTTTTGTATTTAACGTAAGATGCCCTAAATTGCTTTGCAATTCATATAGAGCTATCTTATACCTTAAATTATTCACCCCTTCAAAAACTCCTCACTCCCAATCAAAGCCCCCTCCTGCCTTAGCTCCAAGATATAAACCCCAGCCTCCAAATCATATATGGGGAGGATATACGTTTTGTCCGATTGGTCGTAGGTCTTATACTCCTTTAAGAGGCGACCTTGTACATCCAGCACTCGAAAGCTTAAATCTTCTTGGAGGCTAGGATTGTAATAATGGACATTTAAATAGTCGGTTGTGGGATTGGGATAGAGCAACAGGTTTAGAGCAGCAGGTTTTTGAGTAGGCAATACCCCCGATATCAAATGACAACCTGGTACCAGACAGCCCTCTTCGTCTAGTTTTAGTAACCAGCCTTGTTGATGAACGCCTGTGCCTATAATATTCGCTTCTCCACAAATCAAGAAACCACCATCTGGCGTTCGCTCTGCATCGTAGATAGTGTATGCTGAATTGGCGGCATTGAGGTATTCATATTCTCGACTCCAAATACTATCTCCATTTGGGGATAATTTTACGATTCTACCATGGATGATATTATAAATTGGGTTGGGTTGTGGATATAATCGAACTACTGTTCCAAAGGCGACCAAGCTACTATCTTCTAATGCTACAATTTTTTGAAAATTTGCTGTGGTCAAAGCATCTGAATGAAATTTGGTTCCCCATAAAAAGTTACGGCTACTATCTAGTTTATAAACATAGGCTTCCTGAATAGGGGTAGACCATGTCCCTGTAGCTCCTAATCGTTCACTGCCCCATGCAGAAGCAATAACCCAACCTCCATCTTTACTTTTTATTAAATCATTAACTCCATGAATCTGTTGTGTATTGGGACTTTGATATACCCATACACTATTCCCTAGACTGTCTATTTTTTCTAGCTTGCTTCGTACCGTATAGTTGATATTTACACCACTTAAATTATCTTGCTGATAGCCGATTATATAACTATTGTCACTATCTACATAGACACAGGGGGTATGTTCTACATGGTCTATCGTACCTCTTGTTATATTCAGTTCCTCATTACCGTCACTATCTATTTTTAAAATACCAATATCACTTGCTCCCTGTGGGCTATGAATTGAACTAACAATTATATAATTACTATCCAAAGTAGCCCTCACATCATCAGGTCTTATTGAATAATTCCACGAATGAGGATTAGTATAAAAACTAGACCACACTAAATTTCCCTGAGTATTGTATTTCAACACTCCTCCCATCATTTTTAACTGATTGTCATATCGATAAGCAGACAAAATCAAAGCACCATCATAATTCGTTTGTAAAGAAGGTGCCCATGTTTCATTAGTATAAAAACTGTCTAATAAGATTTTACTAAAAATGATCTGACCCAAGGTATCTGTTTTTAAAAATAAGGTTGTCTTTCCACTATTAATCGTATCTCGAACAAAACCAGTCACATAATAATAAGAATCTGTCGCTTCTAAACTTGTTAAAATCGTATTCCCATCCCCTAACTGCATCCGTTTATTAAAAGTTGTAATCTGCCCAATACTATTATAGCAAAAAAAACAACCCAATAATATATAAATTAATTTCATAAAAAATAGGATAAAAGCCTATTTTCACCTAGCGTAGAAATAGGCTATTCATTAAATCCTTTACCGCTTCAAAAACTCCTCACTCCCAATCAAAGCCCCCTTCTGCCTTAGCTCCAAGATATAAACCCCAGCCTCCAAATCATATACGGAGAGGATATACGTTTTGTCCGATTGGTCGTAGGTCTTATACTCCTTTAAGAGGCGACCTTGTACATCCAGCACTCGAAAGCTTAAATCTTCTTGGGGGCTAGGATTGTAATAATGGACATTTAAATAGTCGGTTGTGGGATTGGGATAGAGCAGCAGATTTAGAGCAGCAGGTCTTTGAGTAGGCAATACTCCCGATACCAAATGACAGCCTGGTACCAAACAGCCTTCCTCGTCTAGTTTTAGTAACCAGCCTTGTTGATGAACGCCTGTCCCTATAATATTCGCTTCTCCACAAATCAAGAAACCACCATCTGGCGTTCGCTCTGCATCGTAGATAGTGTATGCTGAATTGGCGGCATTGAGGTATTCATATTCTCGACTCCAAATACTATCTCCATTTGGGGATAATTTTACGATTCTACCATGGATGATATTATAAATTGGGTTGGGTTGTGGATATAATCGAACTACTGTTCCAAAGGCGACCAAGCTACTATCTTCTAATGCTACAATTTTTTGAAAATTTGCTGTGGTCAAAGCATCTGAATGAAATTTGGTTCCCCATAAAAAGTTACGGCTACTATCTAGTTTATAAACATAGGCTTCCTGAATAGGGGTAGACCATGTCCCTGTAGCTCCCAATCGTTCACTTCCCCATGCAGAAGCAATAACCCAACCTCCATCTTTGCTTTTTATTAAATCATTAACTCCATGAATTTGCTGTGTATTGGGACTTTGATATACCCATACACTATTCCCTAGACTGTCTATTTTTTCTAGCTTGCTCCGTACCGTATAGTTGATATTTACACCACTTAAATTATCTTGCTGATATCCGATTATATAACTATTGTCACTATCTACATAGACACAGGGTGTATGTTCTACATAATTTAATACCCCTCTTGTTATATGCCATTCTTTTTCCACATTTTTATCTAATTTCAAGATGCTTATATCTCCGACCCCTGATGAATCATTTATTGAATTTGTAACTAGATAACCACTATCCTGCGTTATTCTCATATCATCAGGACGTATAAATGTACCTACTGTGTAAGGGTGATCAAAAGGTTTTATTGCACCAGTCCCCACACTATCATAATAAAAAATCCCCCCATACATACCTGTTGAATCATAAAAATAAGGTGCAGAAACCAACTCATTTTTTAAATTTGTTCTTAAATAAGGAAACCACGTTTCATAACCAATATTTATAGTATAAAACAACAAATTCCCTAGGCTGTCATATCTAGTAAACAGTGCTCCTAACTGACATGTTATACTATCTCTTGCTATCCCCGTCACATAATAACAAGAATCCGTTACCTCTAAACCTGTTAAAATCGTATTACCGCAACCTAGTTCCATCCGTTTATTAAAGGTTACTACTTGACAAAAAGTCACCTCTACTAATAAGCACAATACTACTATTAAAATCCCTCTCATAAATTCAAGATAAAGTCTCCTCCTTATCACTTCTTATAAGGAGGAGATTGTTAAAGTATTATTTTTGAATAATCAGTTTACATACCTTAGAGTTCCCTTTTTCTGAGACCAATATGGCAAAATAAATACTCCCTGACTAGTCTTTTGTATTTAACGTAAGATGCCCTAAATTGCTTTGCAATTCATATAGAGCTATCTTATACCTTAAATTATTCACCCCTTCAAAAACTCCTCACTCCCAATCAAAGCCCCCTCCTGCCTTAGCTCTAAGATATAAACCCCAGCCTCCAAATCATATACGGGGAGGATATACGTTTTGTCCGATTGGTCGTAGGTCTTATACTCCTTTAAGAGGCGACCTTGTACATCCAGCACTCGAAAGCTTAAATCTTCTTGGGGGCTAGGATTGTAATAATGGACATTTAAATAGTCGGTTGTGGGATTGGGATAGAGCAGTAGATTTAGAGCAGCAGGTTTTTGAGTAGGCAATGCTCCCGATACCAAATGACAACCTGGTACCAAACAGCCTTCCTCGTCTAGTTTTAGTAACCAGCCTTGTTGATGAACGCCTGTCCCTATAATATTCGCTTCTCCACAAATCAAGAAACCACCATCTGGCGTTCGCTCTGCATCATAAATGGTGTGTTCGGAATTGGCTGTATTGAGGTACTCATATTCTCGACTCCAAATACTATCTCCATTTGGGGATAATTTTACGATTCTACCATGGATGATATTATAAATTGGGTTGGGTTGTGGATATAATCGAACTACTGTTCCAAAGGCAACCAAGCTACTATCTTCTAATGCTACAATTTTTTGAAAATTTGCTGTGGTCAAAGCATCTGAATGAAATTTGGTTCCCCATAAAAAGTTACGGCTACTATCTAGTTTATAAACATAGGCTTCCTGAATAGGGGTA from Aureispira anguillae encodes:
- a CDS encoding T9SS type A sorting domain-containing protein produces the protein MKLIYILLGCFFCYNSIGQITTFNKRMQLGDGNTILTSLEATDSYYYVTGFVRDTINSGKTTLFLKTDTLGQIIFSKILLDSFYTNETWAPSLQTNYDGALILSAYRYDNQLKMMGGVLKYNTQGNLVWSSFYTNPHSWNYSIRPDDVRATLDSNYIIVSSIHSPQGASDIGILKIDSDGNEELNITRGTIDHVEHTPCVYVDSDNSYIIGYQQDNLSGVNINYTVRSKLEKIDSLGNSVWVYQSPNTQQIHGVNDLIKSKDGGWVIASAWGSERLGATGTWSTPIQEAYVYKLDSSRNFLWGTKFHSDALTTANFQKIVALEDSSLVAFGTVVRLYPQPNPIYNIIHGRIVKLSPNGDSIWSREYEYLNAANSAYTIYDAERTPDGGFLICGEANIIGTGVHQQGWLLKLDEEGCLVPGCHLISGVLPTQKPAALNLLLYPNPTTDYLNVHYYNPSLQEDLSFRVLDVQGRLLKEYKTYDQSDKTYILPIYDLEAGVYILELRQEGALIGSEEFLKG
- a CDS encoding T9SS type A sorting domain-containing protein, which encodes MRGILIVVLCLLVEVTFCQVVTFNKRMELGCGNTILTGLEVTDSCYYVTGIARDSITCQLGALFTRYDSLGNLLFYTINIGYETWFPYLRTNLKNELVSAPYFYDSTGMYGGIFYYDSVGTGAIKPFDHPYTVGTFIRPDDMRITQDSGYLVTNSINDSSGVGDISILKLDKNVEKEWHITRGVLNYVEHTPCVYVDSDNSYIIGYQQDNLSGVNINYTVRSKLEKIDSLGNSVWVYQSPNTQQIHGVNDLIKSKDGGWVIASAWGSERLGATGTWSTPIQEAYVYKLDSSRNFLWGTKFHSDALTTANFQKIVALEDSSLVAFGTVVRLYPQPNPIYNIIHGRIVKLSPNGDSIWSREYEYLNAANSAYTIYDAERTPDGGFLICGEANIIGTGVHQQGWLLKLDEEGCLVPGCHLVSGVLPTQRPAALNLLLYPNPTTDYLNVHYYNPSPQEDLSFRVLDVQGRLLKEYKTYDQSDKTYILSVYDLEAGVYILELRQKGALIGSEEFLKR